Proteins co-encoded in one Malus sylvestris chromosome 9, drMalSylv7.2, whole genome shotgun sequence genomic window:
- the LOC126583856 gene encoding xyloglucan endotransglucosylase protein 7-like, producing the protein MFYSSKVSMILFLSLFINSLMAMAAQAGNFYQDFDVTFGDGRAKILDGGKLLTLNLDQVSGSGFKSKNEYLFGRIDMQIKLVPGNSAGTVTTYYLSSEGLTHDEIDFEFLGNSTGEPYTLHTNVFSQGKGGREQQFHLWFDPTKTFHTHSIVWNRQNIIFLVDSIPIRVFNNLESAGVPFPKTQPMRVYSSLWNADEWATRGGLVKTNWTLAPFTATYRNFKADACIAGSSSSCASTIPTNPLTEKSAWETQGIDAAGRKRLRWVQQKFMIYNYCSDFKRFPEGLPAECKQSRL; encoded by the exons ATGTTTTATTCGTCTAAGGTTTCGATgatactttttctttctttgttcatAAATTCTTTGATGGCCATGGCTGCCCAAGCTGGAAATTTCTATCAAGACTTTGACGTTACATTTGGCGATGGACGCGCTAAGATACTTGACGGAGGAAAGCTTCTCACACTCAACCTTGATCAGGTTTCTGGGTCTGGTTTCAAATCTAAGAATGAGTACTTATTTGGAAGAATTGATATGCAAATCAAGTTGGTGCCAGGGAACTCAGCTGGAACTGTCACTACCTACTAT ttATCTTCTGAAGGTTTGACTCATGACGAGATTGACTTTGAGTTTTTGGGTAATTCAACTGGTGAACCGTACACTCTCCATACAAATGTGTTCAGCCAAGGAAAAGGGGGCAGAGAACAACAGTTCCATCTTTGGTTTGATCCCACAAAGACCTTCCACACCCACTCAATTGTTTGGAACAGACAAAACATTAT ATTCTTGGTGGACAGCATTCCAATCAGAGTGTTCAATAATTTGGAATCAGCTGGAGTCCCATTCCCTAAAACCCAGCCCATGAGGGTTTACTCAAGTCTTTGGAATGCCGATGAATGGGCAACAAGAGGTGGCCTTGTCAAGACTAATTGGACTCTAGCTCCTTTCACTGCCACTTACAGAAATTTTAAGGCCGATGCTTGTATTGCTGGATCATCATCCTCATGTGCCTCAACCATACCTACTAATCCATTGACAGAGAAGAGTGCATGGGAAACTCAAGGGATTGATGCCGCAGGTCGAAAAAGACTTCGTTGGGTGCAACAAAAGTTCATGATCTACAACTACTGCTCTGATTTTAAACGCTTCCCTGAAGGCCTTCCAGCTGAATGCAAGCAATCCAGGTTATAA